A portion of the Gammaproteobacteria bacterium genome contains these proteins:
- a CDS encoding cytochrome c, class I, which translates to MNIIAILNARGLPILLAGAVVLGGMPLLVATEAEAAAPAPAVSDANIFNRNLKAGVDPNLPPWEDGIHDPENEATHALQPPKEAYVGLPKSSYGNHVDWVKALDDGMIKPRWDRINSNEDPFVMDLDIVRPVKASMPDVVFPHRQHTEWLFCSNCHPAIFVPQKGANQINMSAILLGQKCGVCHGKVSFPITTASCKKCHSKPKPEGWTPPLSDATVKNPWK; encoded by the coding sequence ATGAACATCATAGCGATTCTGAATGCACGGGGGCTGCCGATCCTGCTGGCGGGGGCCGTAGTACTGGGCGGCATGCCGCTGCTTGTCGCCACCGAGGCCGAGGCCGCCGCTCCCGCTCCGGCCGTGTCCGATGCCAACATTTTCAACCGCAATCTCAAGGCCGGGGTGGATCCGAACCTGCCGCCGTGGGAGGACGGCATCCACGATCCCGAGAACGAGGCGACGCACGCCCTGCAGCCGCCGAAGGAGGCCTACGTCGGCCTGCCGAAGAGCAGCTACGGCAACCACGTGGACTGGGTCAAGGCGCTCGACGACGGGATGATCAAGCCGCGCTGGGACCGCATCAACTCCAACGAGGATCCCTTCGTGATGGACCTCGACATCGTGCGCCCGGTGAAGGCCTCGATGCCGGACGTGGTGTTCCCGCACCGCCAGCACACCGAGTGGCTGTTCTGCTCGAACTGTCACCCGGCCATTTTCGTGCCGCAGAAGGGCGCCAACCAGATCAACATGTCGGCCATCCTGCTCGGGCAGAAGTGCGGCGTGTGCCACGGCAAGGTGTCTTTCCCGATCACGACCGCCTCGTGCAAGAAGTGCCACTCCAAGCCGAAACCCGAGGGCTGGACGCCACCACTGAGCGATGCAACCGTCAAGAACCCGTGGAAGTGA
- a CDS encoding peptidylprolyl isomerase — protein MTWRNVAGAVLIAAAAAAGAAPVDGSEAAEPGAGVLAIVGDTVITAEEYQANLQAGIRQRYFHGQVPADELAALRREVAQSLVDRVLLAEEGRRRGIKPEPGWVDARLDELDARLAADPRWLSIRDGSLREGRRQLDDDSVIRQLRQQVEAVPLPDVAAVREYYRSHPDKFTTPERVRVSIILLKVEPWAPGESWAAAQDEASRLLERLRGGADFADLARLHSADASAERGGDLGYVHRGMFSEETQRVIDELAPGALSAPVRLLQGFAVFRLDERVPPRLNEFALAEERARGLLQRERQEAAWEGMLAGLRSAVSIKINETVLSAGD, from the coding sequence ATGACATGGCGTAATGTTGCGGGCGCAGTCCTGATCGCGGCGGCGGCTGCTGCGGGCGCGGCCCCGGTGGACGGGTCGGAGGCGGCGGAGCCGGGCGCCGGTGTGCTTGCGATCGTGGGTGACACGGTCATCACGGCGGAGGAGTACCAGGCCAACCTGCAGGCTGGCATACGCCAGCGCTATTTTCACGGCCAGGTGCCGGCCGACGAGCTCGCCGCGCTGCGGCGCGAGGTGGCCCAGTCGCTGGTCGATCGCGTGCTGCTGGCGGAGGAGGGGCGCCGGCGCGGCATCAAGCCCGAACCGGGCTGGGTCGACGCCAGGCTCGATGAGCTGGATGCACGCCTCGCGGCCGATCCGCGCTGGCTGTCCATACGCGACGGATCGCTCCGGGAGGGGCGCAGGCAACTGGATGACGACAGCGTGATCCGGCAGCTCCGGCAGCAAGTGGAGGCGGTGCCCTTACCGGATGTCGCGGCGGTGCGGGAATACTACCGCTCCCACCCCGACAAGTTCACCACCCCGGAGCGCGTGCGCGTTTCCATTATATTGCTCAAGGTCGAGCCCTGGGCGCCGGGGGAGAGCTGGGCGGCGGCGCAGGATGAGGCGTCGCGCCTGCTGGAGCGATTGCGTGGCGGCGCCGATTTCGCTGATCTGGCCCGCCTGCACTCCGCCGACGCCTCGGCGGAGCGCGGCGGCGATCTCGGTTACGTGCATCGGGGCATGTTCTCGGAGGAGACGCAGCGGGTAATCGACGAGCTGGCGCCCGGCGCACTGTCCGCCCCGGTACGCTTGTTGCAGGGATTCGCGGTGTTCCGCCTCGACGAGCGCGTCCCGCCGCGCCTGAACGAATTCGCCCTGGCGGAGGAACGCGCGCGGGGCCTGTTGCAGCGCGAACGGCAGGAGGCCGCGTGGGAGGGGATGCTGGCGGGCCTGCGCAGCGCCGTCAGCATCAAGATCAACGAGACGGTGTTGAGTGCGGGGGATTAG
- a CDS encoding porin — protein sequence MYKSYWLPLTAALLLPPAAHAAGEVYGVAHVSLDHVGNDDPDPANEDRSLSLTSEHSYLGLRGREVLSNQMAVLWQAENTVDIDAGGWGPGRDTFAGLEMRFGSLLIGKHATPYRMSTESLDLFADTRADYNAVIGSVGGESLFNNRADNALLYLTPRDKRLRFALAYSTRVAGEDDLPLTTAESRQEAWSAALEFASGPLYLGFAYETLGELTGPGLGDGKAKKLGLGWDFGQGTRMSFIWEDARTGEFSGGGEAARDAYYLNLAHIQGNLTCKLAYGLAGEIDGAIDSGAHFAALGGTYALSARTEVYLLYSAVMNDDAGSYGLQPDHDGSGAVAAAGDTADALSLGVMHRFAVGF from the coding sequence ATGTACAAGTCATACTGGCTGCCATTGACGGCCGCGCTGCTGCTGCCTCCCGCCGCCCATGCCGCCGGCGAGGTCTACGGCGTCGCCCATGTCTCGCTGGATCACGTCGGCAACGACGATCCCGATCCCGCCAATGAAGACCGCAGCCTTTCCCTCACCAGCGAACACTCCTATCTCGGCCTGCGCGGGCGCGAGGTGTTGAGCAACCAGATGGCGGTCCTCTGGCAGGCCGAGAACACGGTCGATATCGACGCCGGCGGCTGGGGCCCCGGGCGCGACACCTTCGCCGGTCTGGAGATGCGCTTCGGCAGCCTGCTGATCGGCAAGCACGCCACGCCGTATCGCATGAGCACCGAGAGTCTCGACCTCTTCGCCGACACCCGCGCCGACTATAACGCCGTCATCGGCAGCGTCGGCGGCGAAAGCCTGTTCAACAACCGCGCGGACAACGCCCTGCTGTATCTCACGCCGCGGGACAAGCGCCTGCGCTTCGCGCTCGCGTATTCGACGCGCGTCGCGGGGGAGGATGACCTGCCGCTGACCACCGCGGAGTCGCGGCAGGAGGCCTGGAGCGCGGCCCTCGAGTTCGCCAGCGGACCGCTGTATCTCGGATTTGCGTACGAAACCCTGGGCGAGCTGACGGGTCCCGGGCTCGGCGACGGCAAGGCGAAAAAACTCGGTCTGGGCTGGGATTTCGGCCAGGGGACGCGAATGAGTTTCATCTGGGAGGACGCCCGCACCGGCGAGTTCAGCGGTGGCGGGGAGGCGGCGCGCGACGCCTATTACCTGAACCTGGCGCACATCCAGGGCAACCTGACCTGCAAGCTGGCGTACGGGCTGGCGGGTGAGATCGACGGCGCGATCGACAGCGGCGCGCACTTCGCCGCGCTCGGCGGCACGTATGCGCTGTCGGCGCGCACCGAGGTCTATCTGCTCTACAGCGCGGTGATGAACGACGACGCGGGGAGTTACGGCCTGCAGCCCGACCACGACGGCAGCGGAGCCGTCGCGGCCGCGGGCGACACGGCCGATGCGCTCTCCCTCGGAGTGATGCATCGCTTTGCCGTCGGGTTCTGA
- a CDS encoding SCO family protein: MRQACSSAPQKVSGTAEFTPPLHRETHDGLVVPRTGLTVPALNLVDQQGRPFTGDRLLGRWTLLMLGYTHCPDYCPATLLTLNRALQGLEQGDPALAARVQVVFVSVDPFRDTPAVLADYIAFFNPRFLATTGQPADLKRLALQLGANYSYTDAGSGRLIHDVNRQPARDYAVNHDAGLFVFDERARFFERLDPPLDSERIEALLARIRDHGDIQ; this comes from the coding sequence TTGCGGCAGGCCTGCTCCTCCGCTCCGCAGAAGGTCTCCGGCACCGCCGAGTTCACGCCCCCCCTGCATCGTGAAACGCATGACGGCCTGGTCGTGCCGCGGACGGGGCTGACGGTGCCGGCGCTGAATCTGGTCGACCAACAGGGACGGCCCTTTACCGGGGACCGCCTGCTCGGCCGATGGACCCTGCTGATGCTCGGCTACACCCATTGTCCGGACTACTGCCCCGCGACCCTGCTGACCCTCAACCGCGCGCTGCAGGGGCTGGAGCAGGGAGATCCCGCCCTGGCCGCGCGCGTGCAGGTGGTGTTCGTCTCGGTCGATCCGTTCCGCGACACGCCGGCCGTGCTGGCAGATTACATCGCCTTCTTCAATCCGCGCTTCCTCGCCACGACCGGCCAGCCCGCGGACCTGAAGCGGCTCGCCTTGCAACTGGGCGCGAACTACAGCTACACGGACGCCGGCAGCGGTCGCCTGATCCACGATGTGAACCGCCAGCCCGCACGCGACTACGCGGTGAACCACGACGCCGGTCTCTTCGTCTTCGACGAGCGCGCGCGTTTCTTCGAGCGGCTCGACCCTCCCCTGGACAGCGAACGCATCGAGGCGCTCCTGGCGCGTATCCGGGATCACGGCGACATCCAATAG
- a CDS encoding beta-propeller fold lactonase family protein has product MRQTYRAFLLATLGLALPPASHAAAELPAEALAVKGTVSGLSGPGLVLQYNGGATLPIDANGAFSFDAGPAGGDYEITILAQPAGSLCNATENRGRLAADRTVLVKVDCIPAHTIGGTVAGLLGAGLSLRNNGKETIAVDADGGFAFPAAQPAGSAYSVTIVTQPDQSVCAVGNGAGRVGIDNVTRIAVTCRTNALGFAYVLDSAAKSIFTFRIDAANGALTATGAPVPAGQDPLSLTIDPLGRFAYVANYGSNDILVYRIDRATGALTAAGAPITLGAYPISIALDPAGVFAYVANSGSNSVGVYRVDPASGALTAAGAPVAAGAFPIFVTLDPAGRHAYVVNYGSDTVSVYRVDAGNGGLSLAGTPVATGAYPFSITMDPAGRFAYVANSGANSVSSYRIDAASGALTATGSPAAAGADPQFISVDPGGRFAYVTNYSSDNVSVYRIDAATGALKAAGPPVAAGGIPISISMDPAGRFAYVATAERRK; this is encoded by the coding sequence ATGAGACAGACATACCGGGCCTTCCTGCTCGCCACCCTCGGCCTGGCTCTCCCGCCTGCAAGCCACGCTGCGGCCGAACTCCCCGCCGAGGCGCTGGCGGTCAAGGGGACGGTCTCCGGCCTGAGCGGACCCGGGCTGGTACTTCAATATAATGGCGGCGCCACCCTGCCGATCGACGCGAACGGCGCCTTCAGCTTCGACGCGGGACCCGCGGGCGGCGACTACGAGATCACGATCCTCGCCCAGCCGGCCGGATCCCTCTGCAACGCCACGGAAAACCGCGGCAGGCTGGCGGCAGACCGCACCGTACTGGTGAAGGTAGACTGCATCCCCGCCCATACGATAGGCGGGACCGTTGCAGGATTGCTCGGGGCAGGGCTGAGCCTGCGCAACAACGGGAAGGAGACGATTGCAGTCGACGCCGATGGCGGCTTTGCCTTTCCGGCCGCACAGCCGGCCGGCAGCGCCTACAGCGTGACGATCGTTACCCAACCCGATCAGTCGGTCTGCGCCGTCGGCAACGGCGCTGGCCGTGTCGGCATCGACAATGTCACCCGGATCGCCGTGACGTGCAGGACGAACGCCCTGGGCTTCGCCTATGTGCTGGACAGCGCCGCGAAGAGCATCTTCACCTTCCGCATCGACGCCGCGAACGGCGCGCTGACGGCAACGGGCGCACCGGTTCCCGCCGGACAGGATCCCCTCTCGCTCACCATCGATCCGCTCGGGCGCTTCGCCTACGTGGCGAATTACGGTTCCAATGACATCCTGGTATACCGCATCGATCGCGCCACGGGAGCGCTGACGGCGGCCGGCGCGCCCATAACGCTGGGCGCCTACCCCATCTCCATCGCGCTCGACCCGGCCGGCGTCTTCGCCTATGTGGCGAATTCCGGCTCCAACAGCGTGGGCGTATACCGCGTGGACCCCGCAAGCGGGGCGCTGACCGCCGCGGGCGCACCGGTTGCGGCCGGGGCATTCCCGATCTTCGTCACCCTGGATCCCGCCGGCCGCCACGCCTACGTCGTCAATTACGGCTCCGACACCGTCTCGGTCTACCGCGTCGACGCCGGAAACGGCGGGCTGAGCCTCGCGGGGACCCCGGTCGCGACCGGGGCATACCCCTTCTCGATCACCATGGATCCGGCAGGCAGGTTCGCCTATGTCGCCAATTCCGGCGCGAACTCCGTGTCGAGCTACCGCATCGACGCCGCCAGCGGTGCATTGACCGCCACGGGGAGTCCGGCGGCGGCGGGGGCCGATCCCCAGTTCATCAGCGTGGATCCCGGCGGCCGCTTCGCCTACGTGACGAATTACAGCTCCGACAACGTCTCCGTGTACCGCATCGACGCCGCCACGGGGGCATTGAAGGCCGCCGGGCCACCCGTCGCCGCGGGCGGGATTCCGATCTCCATCTCGATGGATCCCGCGGGAAGATTCGCCTACGTGGCGACCGCTGAACGGCGGAAATAA
- the rpsI gene encoding 30S ribosomal protein S9 → MRASQSICTTGRRKSSTARAFLSRGNGAIVVNDRSLDKYFGRETARMVVRQPLEATGLISGVDVSVTVRGGGTTGQAGAIRHAIARAILAYDETQKKTLRQGGFLTRDARIVERKKVGLHKARKRPQYSKR, encoded by the coding sequence ATGAGAGCAAGCCAATCCATCTGTACCACCGGCCGCCGCAAGAGCTCCACGGCGCGCGCGTTCCTGTCGCGCGGCAACGGCGCCATCGTGGTGAACGATCGTTCACTGGACAAGTATTTCGGCCGTGAGACGGCCCGCATGGTAGTGCGCCAGCCGCTCGAGGCCACCGGTCTCATCAGCGGCGTCGATGTCAGCGTCACCGTGCGCGGCGGCGGTACCACCGGCCAGGCCGGCGCGATCCGCCACGCCATCGCCCGCGCCATTCTCGCCTACGACGAGACGCAGAAGAAAACCCTGCGCCAGGGCGGGTTCCTGACCCGCGATGCTCGCATCGTGGAGCGCAAGAAGGTCGGCCTGCACAAGGCGCGCAAGCGTCCGCAGTACTCGAAGCGCTGA
- the rplM gene encoding 50S ribosomal protein L13 → MKTFSAKHETVKRDWYVIDAAGKTVGRLCTEIANRLRGKHKAVYTPHVDTGDYIVVVNAAKVRMTGNKAKDKVYHHHTGYVGNLKSATFEEMLAKHPERVIEIAVKGMMPKNPLGRAMFRKLHVYAGDSHLHAAQQPKPLEI, encoded by the coding sequence ATGAAAACCTTTAGCGCAAAACACGAGACCGTGAAGCGGGACTGGTACGTCATCGACGCGGCCGGCAAGACGGTGGGACGACTCTGCACCGAGATCGCCAACCGCCTGCGCGGCAAGCACAAGGCGGTATACACCCCGCATGTCGATACCGGCGACTATATCGTCGTGGTCAACGCCGCCAAGGTCCGCATGACGGGCAACAAGGCGAAGGACAAGGTGTATCACCACCACACCGGCTATGTCGGCAACCTGAAGTCCGCCACTTTCGAAGAGATGCTGGCCAAGCACCCGGAGCGGGTGATCGAGATCGCCGTCAAGGGCATGATGCCGAAGAATCCGCTCGGGCGCGCCATGTTCCGCAAGCTCCACGTGTATGCTGGGGATTCCCACCTGCACGCGGCGCAGCAGCCGAAACCCCTTGAGATCTAA
- a CDS encoding (2Fe-2S) ferredoxin domain-containing protein: MFYQRHLFFCTNRREDGRAACGDHHAEDLRDYAKDRAKSLGLTVPGGVRVNSAGCLGRCAQGPTMVVYPEGVWYTYRSERDLDEIIEEHLLHGRVVDRLRI; encoded by the coding sequence ATGTTCTATCAGCGCCATCTTTTTTTCTGCACCAACCGGCGGGAGGACGGCCGCGCCGCCTGCGGCGATCACCATGCCGAGGATCTGCGCGACTATGCCAAGGATCGGGCAAAGTCGCTCGGTCTCACCGTGCCCGGCGGGGTGCGCGTCAACAGCGCCGGCTGTCTGGGGCGCTGCGCGCAAGGGCCGACCATGGTGGTATACCCGGAGGGGGTCTGGTACACCTACCGCAGCGAGCGGGACCTGGATGAGATCATCGAGGAACACCTGCTGCACGGCCGTGTGGTCGATCGGCTCAGGATCTGA
- a CDS encoding (Fe-S)-binding protein: protein MVCRNGAGVPEACALSTPPISLYSFLFTLRNLDLETPVDLRTLIKQEADQCVKCGLCLPQCPTYRETLDEGDSPRGRIALMQALAEERLPAAGRLAYHLDRCLACRACERACPSGVRYGTLIDSARALQETGDASRRDRSWLPRLLNRMVASPGRIRTAGRALRLYRTSGLRRMVRRSGLLGHLPGLGRLDDLLPDAAAAPRPRHDFYPPAGRELGRVALFTGCMSDTFSPSVLDASIRLLRRAGFGVHLPPGQGCCGALHLHAGELARAGEMARRNLDAFNALAVDAVLYTASGCGVTLWEYPAGSGRANGAPGAFTAPVMDVTRFLADLEWPADVPLAPLARRAAIQDPCLQRNVLRDTTPPYRLLGRIPGLEIIALPGNELCCGAAGAYMLEQPEMSAALRADKLVALQGCGAELLVTSNIGCAIHLAAGLRAQGSEVEVVHPVVLLERQVRG, encoded by the coding sequence ATGGTCTGCCGAAACGGCGCGGGCGTGCCTGAGGCGTGCGCCCTTTCCACGCCGCCGATTTCTCTTTACTCTTTCCTCTTTACTCTTCGCAACTTAGACCTCGAGACACCCGTGGACCTCCGCACGCTGATCAAACAAGAAGCCGACCAGTGCGTCAAATGCGGGCTGTGCCTGCCGCAGTGCCCCACCTACCGCGAGACGCTGGATGAGGGGGATTCACCGCGCGGCCGCATCGCCCTGATGCAGGCATTGGCCGAGGAGCGCCTGCCGGCCGCGGGGCGGCTGGCGTACCACCTGGACCGCTGCCTGGCCTGCCGCGCCTGTGAACGCGCCTGTCCCTCCGGCGTGCGCTACGGCACGCTGATAGACTCCGCGCGCGCGCTGCAGGAAACGGGGGACGCCTCCCGACGGGACAGGTCATGGCTGCCGAGGCTGCTAAACCGGATGGTGGCCAGCCCCGGACGGATCCGCACCGCCGGTCGCGCCCTTCGGCTCTACCGGACCAGCGGTCTGCGCCGGATGGTCCGTCGCAGCGGCCTCTTGGGCCACCTGCCCGGGCTTGGCCGCCTGGACGACCTGCTGCCCGATGCTGCGGCCGCGCCGCGCCCGCGCCACGATTTCTATCCCCCCGCAGGTCGCGAGCTCGGACGGGTCGCGCTGTTCACCGGCTGCATGTCGGACACCTTCAGCCCGTCCGTCCTCGACGCCTCCATCCGCCTCCTCAGGCGCGCCGGCTTCGGCGTCCACCTTCCGCCGGGACAGGGCTGCTGCGGCGCGCTGCACCTGCACGCGGGGGAGCTGGCACGGGCGGGAGAGATGGCGCGGCGCAACCTGGATGCCTTCAACGCCCTGGCGGTCGACGCGGTGCTGTATACCGCAAGCGGCTGCGGTGTCACCCTGTGGGAGTACCCCGCCGGATCCGGTCGTGCGAACGGCGCCCCCGGCGCGTTCACCGCCCCGGTGATGGACGTCACGCGGTTTCTCGCCGACCTCGAATGGCCGGCGGATGTCCCGCTCGCGCCCCTCGCGCGCCGGGCGGCGATCCAGGATCCCTGCCTGCAGCGCAACGTGCTGCGGGACACGACACCTCCCTATCGCCTGCTGGGGCGCATCCCCGGCCTCGAGATCATCGCGCTGCCGGGCAACGAGCTGTGCTGCGGCGCGGCGGGCGCCTATATGCTAGAGCAGCCGGAGATGTCCGCCGCGCTGCGCGCCGACAAGCTGGTGGCGCTGCAAGGCTGCGGGGCGGAGTTGCTGGTGACCTCGAACATCGGCTGCGCGATCCATCTGGCCGCCGGACTGCGCGCACAGGGTTCAGAGGTGGAAGTGGTTCATCCGGTTGTGTTGCTGGAGAGGCAGGTCCGCGGCTAA
- the coq7 gene encoding 2-polyprenyl-3-methyl-6-methoxy-1,4-benzoquinone monooxygenase, with product MSARHYSPFDRLLINVDRGLRTVFGRPETSGRPDPADACAEADLGARERNEAARLMRVNHSGEVSAQALYQGQALTARLPQVREKMEQAALEENDHLEWCARRTRELGGRTSLLNPFWYTGSLAIGAAAGWAGDKWSLGFIVETERQVVRHLEDHLRRLSPRDSKSRAILEQMKIDESHHATTALNAGGAPLPAPVRGLMALTSKVMTKTAYWI from the coding sequence ATGAGCGCGCGACACTATTCCCCATTTGATCGCCTTCTCATCAATGTCGACCGCGGCCTGCGCACGGTGTTCGGCCGGCCGGAGACGTCGGGGCGGCCGGACCCGGCCGATGCCTGTGCCGAGGCCGATCTCGGTGCGCGGGAGCGGAACGAGGCCGCGCGTCTCATGCGCGTGAATCACTCCGGCGAGGTCTCCGCGCAGGCCCTCTACCAGGGGCAGGCGCTGACCGCGCGCCTGCCGCAGGTGCGCGAGAAGATGGAGCAGGCGGCGCTGGAGGAGAACGACCACCTCGAGTGGTGCGCGCGCCGCACCCGCGAGCTGGGCGGCCGCACCAGCCTGCTGAATCCGTTCTGGTACACGGGCTCGCTCGCGATCGGCGCGGCCGCCGGCTGGGCCGGCGACAAATGGAGCCTGGGATTCATCGTCGAGACGGAGCGCCAGGTGGTGCGCCATCTCGAGGACCACCTGCGCCGGCTGTCGCCGCGCGATAGCAAGAGCCGCGCCATCCTCGAGCAGATGAAGATCGACGAGTCCCACCACGCCACCACCGCGCTCAACGCCGGCGGTGCGCCGCTGCCCGCGCCCGTCCGCGGCCTGATGGCGCTCACCTCGAAGGTAATGACGAAGACGGCGTACTGGATCTGA
- the speD gene encoding adenosylmethionine decarboxylase yields MSKDQKLRLHGFNNLTKSLSFNIYDICYAKTDKHRREYIEYIDEAYNAERLTQILTNVSEIIGASILNIARQDYDPQGASVTMLIAEESIVPLQIFEDIEAPGPLPEAVVAHLDKSHLTVHTYPESHPDNGISSFRVDIDVSTCGRVSPLKALNYLIHSFESDIVIMDYRVRGFTRDVKGKKLYIDHKINSIQNYLSKDTLDRYQTIDVNVYQENIFHTKMILKEFGLDTYLFGTGEKDLDEAEKRQIKRQLQQEMAEIFYGQNIHKM; encoded by the coding sequence ATGTCGAAAGATCAGAAACTGAGGTTGCACGGCTTCAACAATCTGACCAAGAGCCTGAGCTTCAACATCTACGATATCTGTTACGCCAAGACAGACAAACACCGGCGGGAGTATATCGAGTACATCGACGAGGCCTACAACGCCGAGCGGCTTACGCAGATCCTCACCAACGTCTCCGAGATCATCGGGGCGAGCATCCTCAACATCGCGCGCCAGGATTACGATCCCCAGGGCGCGAGCGTCACGATGCTGATCGCGGAAGAGTCCATTGTACCGCTGCAGATATTCGAGGACATCGAGGCGCCCGGCCCGCTGCCGGAGGCGGTCGTCGCCCACCTGGACAAGAGCCACCTCACGGTGCACACCTATCCCGAGAGCCATCCCGATAATGGCATCAGCAGCTTCCGCGTCGACATCGACGTGTCGACCTGCGGCCGCGTCTCGCCGCTGAAGGCGCTCAATTACCTGATCCACAGCTTCGAGTCGGACATCGTCATCATGGATTACCGCGTGCGCGGCTTTACCCGCGACGTCAAGGGCAAGAAGCTCTACATCGACCACAAGATCAACTCGATCCAGAATTACCTTTCCAAGGACACGCTGGACCGTTACCAGACCATCGACGTCAACGTGTACCAGGAAAATATCTTCCATACCAAGATGATCCTGAAGGAATTCGGACTCGACACCTACCTGTTCGGCACCGGTGAGAAAGACCTGGACGAGGCCGAGAAGCGCCAGATCAAGCGCCAGCTGCAGCAGGAGATGGCGGAAATCTTTTACGGCCAGAACATCCATAAGATGTGA